A single Dreissena polymorpha isolate Duluth1 chromosome 14, UMN_Dpol_1.0, whole genome shotgun sequence DNA region contains:
- the LOC127857489 gene encoding uncharacterized protein LOC127857489 translates to MSSEILNFTEPATVDESIEKYECHEYEPVSRTNLNSAGEIRINIELQDLFTHPAESYLQFEGRLTKADGTAYANNADAVVITHNGLMHLFSQITYSLSNQEVESLYHPGQATTMIGLLKYPDEFCKAQGLNQLWVKDSTATAVIADNIGFAARQLHLIRKPTAKGTFSFIVPLKHIFGFCDDYDKIVYGFKHTLTLVRKSDDDAIFRANAAGAGKVNIDRISWFMPHIIPADMERMQLYKTIEAKATLPVSFRARQCDTITVPQSTTFSWRLSVKTSPEKPRYILVGFQTDRAGNQEENPSLFDHCDLKNMYIMMNQERYPAVDYNLSFPNQQFARAYYEASRFGEKFYGMDPLITQCNITPVDFKDLYPIMVFDVSKQSERLKSGVVDIQIKAIFNNPVPAETEAFAVVISDKMLNFHSDGTKMTVVY, encoded by the coding sequence atgtcaagcgaaatattaaattttacagaacCTGCAACAGTTGACGAATCGATAGAAAAATATGAGTGTCACGAGTATGAGCCTGTATCTCGTACGAATTTAAACTCAGCTGGTGAAATACGTATCAACATTGAGTTGCAAGACCTCTTTACTCATCCTGCGGAATCATACTTACAATTTGAAGGTCGACTGACTAAAGCCGACGGGACTGCATACGCAAACAACGCAGACGCAGTAGTGATAACACACAACGGacttatgcatttgttttcacaaataacGTATTCGCTTTCAAACCAAGAAGTAGAATCCTTGTATCATCCGGGACAGGCCACAACCATGATTGGATTGCTCAAGTATCCTGATGAGTTTTGTAAAGCACAaggactcaatcagctttggGTTAAAGATAGCACTGCAACAGCTGTTATTGCAGACAACATAGGATTTGCTGCTCGGCAATTACACCTAATTCGAAAGCCAACCGCTAAGGGAACATTCTCATTCATTGTCCCACTGAAACACATTTTTGGATTTTGTGATGACTATGACAAGATTGTGTATGGCTTTAAACATACGCTAACCCTCGTTAGAAAATCAGACGATGACGCAATCTTTAGAGCAAATGCAGCGGGTGCTGGTAAAGTAAACATTGACAGAATTTCATGGTTTATGCCTCATATCATACCTGCAGATATGGAGCGAATGCAGCTGTACAAAACAATTGAGGCGAAGGCAACATTACCCGTTAGTTTCAGAGCGAGACAATGCGACACTATTACAGTGCCACAGTCTACTACGTTCAGCTGGAGACTAAGTGTTAAGACATCACCCGAAAAACCGAGGTACATTTTAGTAGGATTTCAAACTGATCGTGCTGGTAATCAAGAAGAAAATCCATCACTTTTTGATCATTGCGATCtcaaaaacatgtacattatgatGAATCAAGAGCGTTATCCAGCTGTAGATTACAACTTGTCATTCCCAAATCAACAGTTTGCGAGAGCGTATTATGAAGCGTCTAGATTTGGTGAAAAGTTTTATGGGATGGATCCGTTGATTACGCAGTGTAACATTACACCTGTGGATTTCAAAGATCTGTATCcaattatggtgtttgatgtTAGTAAACAAAGCGAAAGGCTAAAGTCGGGAGTTGTAGACAttcaaataaaagcaatattCAATAATCCTGTGCCAGCAGAGACGGAAGCGTTCGCAGTTGTGATTTCAGATAAAATGTTAAACTTTCACTCTGACGGAACTAAAATGACTGTAGTGTATTaa